The following proteins come from a genomic window of Amaranthus tricolor cultivar Red isolate AtriRed21 chromosome 14, ASM2621246v1, whole genome shotgun sequence:
- the LOC130799905 gene encoding 1-aminocyclopropane-1-carboxylate synthase-like, with protein MGKEVLSRMAAGNGHGEESAYFDGWKAYEDNPFHPLNNPQGVIQMGLAENQLCFDLVKEWVMKHPKASICTVEGVDAFKDTAIFQDYHGFPHFRNAVAKFMEKVRGNRVTFDPDRIVMSGGATGAHELMVFCLANPGEAFLVPTPYYPGFDRDLRWRTRVQLLPIECDSTNNFKLTREALEKAYKKAEQQNIIVKGVLVTNPSNPLGTVLDRETLNNILSFTTQKNIHLVCDEIYGATVFGYPNFVSIAEILLDQNHNPDLIHIVYSLSKDLGFPGFRVGIVYSYNDDVVNCARKMSSFGLVSTQTQTLIGSMLSDEEFVDKFLAESRKRLENRHNLFTKGLSQFGIQCLKSNAGLFVWMNLRQLIEDNPTEDGELKLWRVIINEVKINVSPGCSFHCKEAGWFRVCIANMDDETMQVSLKRIRNFAAQKMENNVVKSSKRKCWHQNNLQLRLSNRRMDDLMGVSQLVSPHSPLPQSPLVRALN; from the exons ATGGGGAAGGAAGTATTATCAAGAATGGCAGCTGGAAATGGACATGGTGAAGAATCAGCTTACTTTGATGGCTGGAAAGCTTATGAAGATAACCCTTTTCACCCTCTAAATAATCCTCAAGGTGTTATTCAGATGGGTCTTGCTGAAAATCAG CTGTGCTTTGATTTGGTGAAAGAGTGGGTTATGAAACATCCAAAAGCTTCCATTTGTACAGTTGAAGGAGTTGATGCCTTCAAAGATACTGCCATCTTTCAAGACTACCATGGTTTCCCACACTTTAGAAAT gCTGTAGCAAAATTTATGGAGAAAGTGAGAGGTAATAGAGTGACATTTGACCCTGACCGAATAGTTATGAGTGGGGGAGCAACTGGAGCCCATGAATTAATGGTATTTTGCTTAGCTAACCCCGGTGAAGCTTTTCTAGTGCCTACACCTTACTATCCTGG ATTTGATCGAGATTTAAGGTGGAGAACACGAGTACAACTTTTACCAATAGAATGTGACAGCACAAACAACTTCAAATTAACAAGAGAAGCCTTAGAAAAGGCTTACAAAAAGgctgaacaacaaaatattatagtGAAAGGTGTACTTGTAACCAACCCATCAAACCCATTAGGAACAGTCCTAGACAGGGAAACCTTAAACAACATCTTATCTTTCACAACTCAAAAAAACATCCATTTAGTATGTGATGAGATTTATGGAGCAACTGTATTCGGTTATCCTAACTTTGTTAGCATAGCCGAGATATTATTAGACCAAAATCACAACCCTGACTTGATACACATCGTCTATAGCCTCTCGAAAGACTTAGGCTTCCCTGGCTTTCGAGTTGGGATCGTGTACTCTTACAACGATGATGTTGTTAATTGTGCTAGGAAAATGTCGAGTTTTGGGCTTGTTTCGACACAAACACAAACTCTTATAGGTTCTATGCTATCAGATGAGGAATTTGTGGACAAGTTCTTGGCTGAGAGTAGAAAAAGACTAGAAAATCGACACAATTTGTTCACTAAGGGACTTAGCCAATTTGGGATACAATGCTTAAAAAGCAATGCAGGATTGTTTGTATGGATGAATTTAAGACAACTTATAGAAGATAATCCAACAGAAGATGGAGAATTAAAGTTGTGGCGCGTAATTATAAATGAAGTTAAGATTAATGTGTCACCAGGATGTTCATTTCATTGCAAAGAAGCAGGATGGTTTAGGGTTTGTATTGCTAATATGGATGATGAAACCATGCAAGTATCACTGAAAAGGATTAGGAATTTTGCTGCACAAAAGATGGAAAACAATGTTGTTAAATCTTCAAAGAGGAAATGTTGGCATCAAAATAATCTTCAACTAAGGTTATCAAATAGAAGGATGGATGATTTAATGGGAGTTTCTCAATTGGTGTCTCCACATTCTCCATTGCCTCAATCACCACTTGTTCGAGCTCTAAATTAG